The following are from one region of the Aspergillus luchuensis IFO 4308 DNA, chromosome 4, nearly complete sequence genome:
- a CDS encoding uncharacterized protein (TransMembrane:1 (o32-51i)), which translates to MAGLLFHDLHLYMNANPLSISMSKSKKPMYKTIVPVFPIRPVPIFFSSLWLTSFKHRPEMKVDASHRYRKSSKQNHAQKQEDTQNLNKSFYRTMRSKLRVHET; encoded by the coding sequence ATGGCAGGCCTCCTGTTCCACGACCTGCACCTATACATGAATGCAAACCCGTTATCTATATCCATGTCCAAATCCAAAAAACCCATGTACAAAACCATCGTCCCTGTATTTCCAATTCGCCCCGTTcccatctttttttcttctctctggtTGACCTCTTTCAAACATAGGCCCGAGATGAAGGTCGATGCTTCGCATCGATACCGAAAAAGTAGCAAGCAAAACCACGCCCAAAAGCAAGAAGATACACAGAATTTGAACAAAAGTTTTTACAGAACCATGCGCAGCAAGCTGCGCGTACATGAAACGTAA
- a CDS encoding putative RNA polymerase II Elongator complex associated protein Kti12 (COG:F;~EggNog:ENOG410PNHT;~InterPro:IPR027417,IPR013641;~PFAM:PF08433): protein MPLIVLTGYPCSGLTYRANQLAKQLEETQTELFNTGALPSTKPRYKIHVVPTHDPSHPRTVYDHARTEKETRGVAYARAKRALGKDSFVILDGMNYIKGYRYQLWCEAKALGTTCCVVHVGTPIDQCVANNEARLRRQKDTDDNNNENNNESTPQPDTEATQSPTEPTSDQEDPYPPELLNNLIFRYEEPSIHSRWDKPLFTVPWTDASPPIAEIWTALTGIPHPSAATTPDPNTSVSTLTSALNNTSLSSAASTTTTANNPSTFRTNRPKIKPHQATALPAATDSTALYNMEKRTSAIVSAIRSFTLSNPSAEAALAQCQDGNSSSSNGRGISIPVPEASMPVYVPAHVATSGTTDELAGAGGILALPRLQRLRRQWIALNRAYVQGAHASSKGGLTAEQVPDAFVRFLNAEFGAEGE from the exons ATGCCG CTCATAGTATTGACCGGCTATCCCTGCTCCGGCCTCACCTACCGCGCCAACCAACTCGCAAAGCAGCTCGAAGAAACCCAAACCGAACTCTTCAACACCGGCGCTCTTCCCTCCACGAAACCCCGCTACAAGATCCATGTCGTACCTACTCATGATCCCTCCCATCCGCGAACCGTCTACGACCATGCCCGCACAGAAAAGGAGACCCGAGGCGTGGCGTATGCGCGGGCGAAGCGCGCCCTCGGCAAGGACAGTTTCGTGATCCTCGACGGAATGAACTACATCAAAGGATACCGGTATCAGCTGTGGTGTGAGGCGAAGGCACTAGGGACGACCTGTTGCGTG GTCCACGTCGGCACACCCATCGACCAATGCGTCGCAAACAACGAGGCTCGACTCCGCCGTCAAAAAGACACagacgacaacaacaacgagaACAACAACGAGAGCACTCCCCAGCCTGACACCGAAGCGACTCAATCCCCCACCGAACCCACCTCCGACCAAGAAGACCCCTACCCCCCGGAactcctcaacaacctcatcttccgctACGAAGAGCCCAGCATCCACAGCCGCTGGGACAAGCCCCTCTTCACCGTCCCCTGGACCGATGCATCCCCCCCAATCGCCGAAATCTGGACAGCCCTAACCGGCATCCCGCACccttcagcagcaaccaccCCCGATCCCAACACCTCCGTATCAACCCTCACCTCAGCCCTCAACAATACTAGCctctcctcagcagcaagcaccaccacaacagcaAACAATCCCTCTACATTCCGCACCAACCGCCCCAAAATCAAACCCCACCAAGCAACCGCCCTCCCCGCCGCAACAGACTCCACAGCCCTCTACAACATGGAAAAGCGCACCTCAGCCATCGTCTCCGCCATCCGCAGCTTCACGctctccaacccctccgctGAAGCCGCCCTCGCGCAGTGCCAAGAcggcaacagcagcagcagtaatggCCGGGGAATAAGCATCCCCGTCCCGGAGGCGTCCATGCCCGTTTATGTTCCGGCGCATGTGGCCACGTCCGGCACGACGGATGAATTAGCCGGCGCGGGCGGCATTCTTGCGTTGCCGAGACTGCAGAGATTGAGGAGACAGTGGATTGCGTTGAATCGGGCGTATGTGCAGGGGGCGCATGCATCGAGTAAGGGCGGGTTGACGGCGGAGCAGGTGCCGGATGCGTTTGTGAGGTTTTTAAATGCGGAGTTTGGGGCAGAGGGCGAGTAA
- the efm7 gene encoding putative nicotinamide N-methyltransferase Nnt1 (COG:S;~EggNog:ENOG410PNHF;~InterPro:IPR029063,IPR019410,IPR025784;~PFAM:PF10294), producing MAEEDNFDTAAMFEDPEGFYEPEPEPTFAEHHMLSGQKVRVRLVGSHPLYGNLLWNAGRTSSHYIEERASTLIEGKDVLEIGAAAGVPSIVSAILGARTTVMTDYPDLDLVQNMRYNASLAEPQIANPGSLHVDGYKWGNPVEPLLACLPAGATGFDVLIMADVVYSHREHPNLIKTMRETLKRTKEAVALVIFTPYEPWLLPKTEKFFPLAEENGFQVTKIFEKLMDEVLFENDPGDERLRRTVFGYELRWAEEELK from the exons ATggcggaagaagacaatTTTGACACGGCGGCCATGTTCGAGGACCCCGAGGGCTTCTATGAACCCGAGCCCGAGCCCACCTTTGCAGAGCATCACATGCTCTCCGGCCAAAAAGTGCGCGTGCGCCTCGTTGGTAGCCATCCTCTCTAT GGAAACCTCCTCTGGAACGCCGGCCGAACCAGCTCCCACTACATCGAGGAACGCGCCAGCACACTAattgaggggaaggatgtcCTCGAAATCGGTGCCGCCGCCGGTGTCCCGAGTATCGTCAGTGCCATTCTGGGCGCCCGCACCACCGTGATGACCGACTACCCCGACCTGGATCTTGTTCAAAACATGCGCTACAATGCCTCGTTGGCTGAGCCTCAGATCGCGAACCCTGGCTCCCTCCATGTTGATGGATATAAATGGGGAAACCCGGTAGAGCCGCTGCTTGCGTGCCTGCCAGCTGGTGCGACGGGCTTTGATGTGCTTATCATGGCAGATGTGGTTTACAGTCATCGCGAGCATCCCAATCTGATCAAGACGATGCGGGAGACCCTGAAGCGGACCAAGGAGGCCGTCGCGTTGGTGATCTTCACGCCATATGAGCCATGGCTGTTGCCCAAGACGGAGAAGTTTTTCCcgctggcggaggagaaTGGCTTCCAAGTAACTAAGATATTTGAGAAGCTTATGGATGAGGTGTTGTTCGAGAATGACCCAGGT GATGAACGTTTGAGAAGGACGGTCTTTGGATATGAACTTCGCTgggcagaggaggagctgaaatAG
- a CDS encoding uncharacterized protein (COG:S;~EggNog:ENOG410Q0VM) encodes MDGSSRTLTPFNQPQSTAHVSPGYSSQPQNTLGLAAAAAAAAVNSQTAQMQFQSQAPTTNASEQQNLTDLSQTSAAAATMGQPAADTYPHQVTGSGGPTATAPFLRDFSLVAEAAKRAQMSVMVRDLESVTL; translated from the coding sequence ATGGACGGCTCCTCCCGCACTCTGACTCCCTTCAACCAACCTCAGTCCACTGCACACGTCTCACCAGGATACTCATCGCAACCTCAAAACACCCTGGGTctcgcagccgcagccgccgctgccgcagTCAACAGCCAAACCGCCCAGATGCAGTTTCAATCCCAAGCTCCCACTACAAACGCCAGCGAGCAACAAAACCTCACCGATCTTTCACAaacctctgctgctgctgcgacgaTGGGCCAGCCTGCAGCGGACACCTACCCCCACCAAGTCACTGGGTCGGGCGGTCCCACGGCGACAGCACCTTTCTTACGAGACTTTAGTCTTGTTGCAGAGGCAGCCAAGCGGGCACAAATGTCTGTGATGGTGCGAGATCTGGAGAGTGTCACGCTATAA
- a CDS encoding uncharacterized protein (COG:S;~EggNog:ENOG410Q2S1) encodes MLTSSSTDSSRSSFSGSPVSQHPPHHQVWFPPAPRRRPQHYKIPRYYSTPVREDVPDSTPLQMYGLEERAPSIAEKPKLLRRFSHALDDIKEDLTLQPSSEKIRSKRRQSIFGIDEIPGSSGSISSPSMDVPVAAEPQPPRPRPLSILASEPSRRLSRRFSIFGSRRSKKLTPGQAGSISQPNLIGASTQI; translated from the coding sequence ATGTTGACCTCCTCGTCAACCGACTCCTctcgctcctccttctccggcaGCCCCGTCTCGcaacaccctcctcaccatcaagTATGGTTTCCTCCTGCTCCCCGCCGCCGTCCGCAACACTACAAGATCCCCCGCTACTACTCGACGCCCGTGAGGGAAGATGTCCCAGACTCGACCCCTCTACAAATGTACGGATTGGAGGAGCGCGCGCCATCCATTGCTGAGAAGCCAAAGCTTCTGCGCCGCTTTTCCCACGCCCTCGACGACATCAAGGAAGACTTgaccctccaacccagcagCGAGAAGATCCGGAGCAAGCGTCGCCAGTCCATCTTCGGGATAGATGAAATCCCCGGATCAAGCGGATCGATCTCCTCGCCTTCTATGGATGTGCCTGTGGCGGCCGAACCGCAACCCCCGAGGCCCCGTCCCCTCTCGATACTCGCCTCCGAGCCCTCCAGGAGGCTCAGTCGGCGGTTTTCCATCTTCGGGTCGAGACGTTCGAAGAAGTTGACGCCGGGTCAGGCCGGGAGTATCTCACAGCCCAATTTGATTGGGGCATCGACTCAAATATAA
- the MCA1_2 gene encoding caspase family protein (COG:D,O;~EggNog:ENOG410PGJT;~InterPro:IPR029030;~MEROPS:MER0114503;~PFAM:PF00656) encodes MYYHHSHQGWSGDYPRQQSWGQPPPSSYPYPYSSNAQYQPPPGPPPTSHYSPPPGPPPSHYYPPPGSYPSPAPSPYYGQHHTPTPPPQSSSPHQRSYHNHSPSWGQNLPPRPPQDSQHFGRGAPSNYRFQYSNCTGRRKALLIGINYIGQPNQLRGCINDVTNMSTFLNQKYGYRREDMVILTDDQKNPMSIPNKANILRAMQWLVKDAQPNDSLFIHFSGHGGRTPDLDGDEEDGYDDVIYPLDYRTAGHIVDDDMHAIMVRPLRPGVRLTAIFDSCHSGTALDLPYVYSTQGILKEPNLAKEAAMDLFSAINSYGKGDLSSVAQTAIGFFKKAANGDTARQRTVMTKTSPADVVMFSGSKDTQTSADTFQDGEARGALSWAFIKTLQQRPNQSYLQLLNSIRNELEGKYSQKPQLSCSHPLDTNLLFVM; translated from the exons ATgtactaccaccactcccaccaggGTTGGTCTGGTGACTACCCTCGGCAACAATCGTGGGGACAacccccaccatcatcctatCCTTACCC ATACTCATCCAACGCGCAATACCAACCTCCCCCAGGCCCGCCTCCGACTTCTCATTACTCACCGCCCCCCGGCCCCCCGCCGTCTCACTactatcctcctcctggTAGTTACCCGTCTCCGGCACCTTCCCCTTACTACGGCCAGCACCATACCCCTACGCCGCCACCTCAGTCGTCCTCACCTCATCAACGGTCTTATCACA ACCACTCGCCGTCATGGGGTCAGAACCTCCCGCCCCGTCCGCCTCAGGATTCGCAGCACTTTGGCAGGGGCGCCCCATCCAATTACCGCTTCCAGTATTCCAACTGTACCGGTCGGCGTAAGGCCCTCCTAATTGGTATCAATTACATCGGGCAGCCGAACCAGCTGCGCGGGTGTATCAACGATGTTACGAACATGTCAACGTTCCTGAACCAGAAGTATGGATATCGCAGGGAGGACATGGTCATCCTCACAGATGATCAGAAGAACCCGATGAGTATACCGAACAAGGCCAACATCCTCAGGGCCATGCAATGGCTGGTGAAGGACGCGCAGCCCAACGACTCTCTATTTATCCACTTTTCGGGACACGGTGGTCGTACACCCGATCTTGAtggtgacgaggaagatg GCTACGATGATGTTATCTACCCGCTCGACTACCGCACCGCAGGACATATCGTGGACGATGACATGCACGCCATCAT GGTTCGTCCATTACGCCCCGGTGTCCGTCTAACCGCGATTTTCGACTCTTGCCACTCCGGAACCGCTCTCGATCTCCCTTATGTCTATTCCACGCAAGGTATCCTGAAGGAACCCAacctggccaaggaagcagCGATGGACCTATTCAGTGCCATCAACTCCTACGGAAAAGGCGATCTCAGCAGTGTCGCGCAAACTGCTATCGGCTTTTTCAAGAAGGCTGCCAACGGCGACACCGCGCGCCAACGGACCGTCATGACCAAGACCTCGCCCGCCGATGTGGTCATGTTCTCCGGCTCCAAGGACACCCAAACCTC TGCGGACACATTCCAAGACGGTGAAGCCCGGGGAGCCCTGAGCTGGGCATTCATCAAGACCTTGCAGCAACGACCCAACCAAAGCTACCTGCAATTGCTGAACTCGATTCGCAATGAACTGGAGGGGAAGTATTCGCAGAAGCCGCAGCTGAGCTGCAGTCATCCATTAG ATACCAATTTGCTTTTTGTGATGTGA
- the fbx15 gene encoding F-box domain protein (COG:S;~EggNog:ENOG410PP0Y;~InterPro:IPR001810,IPR036047;~go_function: GO:0005515 - protein binding [Evidence IEA]), with the protein MVTSGMVRNLDCIPYDVFYQVASTLDCHDLIHLSRVNRALNHLVQNESIARKTIQNDLLHTKEGQEADQAKSGYRRALGRLFDIKESVATAQPYSASILAYASSFIYSEGCLSYIYNDEIRVLDVHGAGQVEQVLNIHNVLSRAIQGCNPQTDTFQVCLMYYSNWVLAFTVEFVDRPEAWLLVVDMRRKVNNKKCGRLRLLTRLQHTRRLFVRHNGSYLYYGTHTAVGDRGYSQWAIHCADLKISQHLTEKPTVLENFAGSEIGQTVCFEVHQDHLYAVSTLVDFEAEEVDWTSYYVWLCIPPKSNAAKRFITPNRTWRRQHREGPINDTWSDLTLRQDEATKRLMILECRREWRDGRSENARTYYMQPLPSPAEATQSKQQGLDSTPNATPVTLPDEPLTRTLDSTSKPNYEPPRKRLRRHFHQEYAHGAEPAQRHDYILAKTKFRSYNLSASTFVDLVNDPSPDTPGSFIPHDRLRVRTVSRKRKCPIDENGDEGEPGLLFRPELSDADGQPIEHSEERYASRGVRLWPPDNAPRELTQLLCPSKRCGPVQAAADERSLVYSVDQDGLEGTGHQAIVLINFDPSLRLPGLQSMNLTRGGAGALPADERDAPVAMERPAIGDIGRERVGVHTCIGSRKANQPVPSVREEQALYLSIRRGYWLR; encoded by the exons ATGGTCACATCTGGAATGGTCAGAAATCTGGACTGCATCCCTTATGATGTATTCTATCAAGTGGCCTCTACCCTCGACTGTCACGACCTCATTCATCTTAGCCGCGTTAACCGAGCATTAAATCATTTGGTGCAAAATGAATCAATTGCGCGTAAAACGATTCAA AATGATTTACTGCACACAAAGGAAGGACAAGAGGCAGACCAGGCCAAGTCTGGATATCGCAGAGCTCTTGGGCGCCTATTCGACATCAAGGAATCAGTCGCAACGGCACAGCCGTACTCTGCTTCCATTCTGGCTTATGCGAGCTCCTTCATCTACAGTGAAGGCTGTCTCAGCTACATCTACAACGATGAAATCCGTGTCCTAGATGTGCACGGTGCCGGCCAAGTTGAGCAGGTGTTGAACATCCACAATGTTCTATCCCGGGCTATCCAAGGGTGCAATCCACAGACAGATACGTTCCAGGTCTGCCTCATGTACTACAGTAACTGGGTTCTGGCATTCACAGTGGAGTTTGTAGACAGGCCTGAAGCTTGGCTTCTGGTAGTGGACATGCGCCGCAAAGTGAACAACAAGAAATGTGGTCGGCTACGTCTCCTGACAAGGCTCCAACACACACGACGATTATTCGTTCGACACAATGGCTCCTATCTATACTATGGGACGCACACCGCAGTGGGTGATCGTGGCTATTCACAATGGGCGATTCATTGTGCGGATCTCAAGATAAGCCAGCACCTGACGGAAAAGCCAACTGTGCTGGAAAACTTCGCCGGCAGCGAGATTGGTCAGACCGTATGCTTTGAAGTTCATCAGGACCATCTCTACGCAGTGTCTACACTCGTGGACTTCGAAGCGGAGGAAGTCGATTGGACTTCGTACTACGTGTGGCTTTGCATTCCCCCCAAATCTAACGCTGCCAAACGATTCATCACGCCCAACCGTACTTGGCGTCGTCAGCATCGTGAAGGCCCGATCAATGACACCTGGTCAGATCTCACGCTGCGTCAGGATGAGGCAACCAAGCGACTGATGATTCTCGAATGCCGCCGGGAATGGCGCGATGGCCGGAGTGAAAATGCACGCACATATTACATGCAGCCTTTGCCGTCCCCAGCCGAAGCCACTCAGAGTAAACAGCAAGGCTTGGATTCCACACCCAACGCAACGCCCGTCACCCTCCCTGACGAACCTCTTACCAGAACCCTCGACTCCACCAGCAAACCCAATTACGAACCCCCGCGTAAGCGTCTACGCCGACATTTCCACCAGGAATACGCACACGGTGCGGAACCGGCCCAACGACATGACTACATTCTTGCCAAAACCAAGTTTCGCAGCTACAACCTCTCCGCTTCGACGTTTGTCGATCTGGTCAATGACCCCTCCCCGGACACGCCCGGCAGCTTCATCCCGCATGACCGACTCCGTGTGCGCACGGTATCACGCAAACGCAAATGTCCCATTGACGAGAACGGGGACGAAGGCGAACCCGGCCTGCTCTTCCGTCCCGAACTCAGCGATGCGGATGGCCAGCCGATTGAGCACAGCGAAGAACGCTACGCCTCACGCGGGGTCCGTCTGTGGCCTCCCGACAACGCCCCGCGGGAATTAACTCAGCTCCTCTGCCCATCGAAGCGCTGTGGCCCCGTTCAGGCAGCCGCCGACGAACGGTCCCTCGTGTACTCGGTCGATCAGGATGGCCTGGAAGGGACCGGACATCAGGCGATCGTGCTGATCAATTTCGACCCGTCGCTACGCCTGCCTGGCTTACAGAGCATGAATCTCACCCGTGGTGGAGCAGGTGCCCTGCCAGCGGACGAGCGCGATGCCCCAGTGGCCATGGAGCGACCGGCCATCGGAGATATCGGACGCGAACGAGTGGGCGTGCACACATGTATCGGCAGTCGAAAGGCGAACCAACCGGTGCCATCTGTCCGTGAGGAACAGGCCCTGTATCTTTCTATTCGACGGGGGTATTGGCTTCGGTAA